The Gemmatimonas phototrophica region GTTTCGCTGAAGAGCAGCGCCTCCTGCGGGACATAGCCCATGAGTGCCCGCAACGTGGACAGCGGGAGGTCACGGATGTTCACGCCGTCGAGCAGAATGTCCCCTTCCTGCGGATCGAAGAGGCGCGGAATGAGATCCATGAGCGCGCTCTTCCCCGACCCGGTGGCGCCCACGATGGCCAGAGTATCGCCGGCGCCAATGGTAAAGGACACATCGCGCAGCACCCAACGTGGCGCAGCGGGTGCGGCGGATGTTGCTTCACGATTTGGCACAGGGTAGTGGAACGACACGTGCTGGAACTCGAGCGTATGCCCGCGTGTGGAGGGCGGCAGCGAGGCCGTGCCGGAGTCCTTCACCGAGACCGGTTCGGCGTGCAGCAATTCCAGCACGCGGGTCATGGATGCCGCGCCACGCTGGAACAGATTGGTGGTCCAGCCCAGCGCGATGAGCGGCCACGTGAGCATGGCGAGGTAAATGCCAAATGCAACGTATGCCCCCACCGTGAGCGTGCCATTGAGGAGCAAACGGCCGCCCACCCCAATGGTGACGGCACCACCGAGACCGGCCAACAGCGCGAAGCCGGGGCTCATGAGCCCATTGAGACGCGCCAGCCCCATGTTGGCTTCGAGGTACGCATCGCCCAGCGCGTTCCAGCGGGCGCTCTCGGCGCTTTCCTGACGATAGGCGCGCACAATACGAACGCCGGAGAGATTCTCCTGCGCCCGAGTGGTGAGCTGGCTGAATTGGCCCTGCGCGTCTTCAAAGCGCGCGTGCACCAGCTTGCCCAGGCGCAACATGAGAAACGGCAGCCCGACCATAGGCAGCAGCGCTGCCCCGGTGAGCAGCGGGGAAATGCGCAGCATCATGATGAGCGCAAAGAGCCCACCAAAAATGGTGTTGGTGAAGTACATGACCGCGGGGCCGGCAGCCATGCGAACGGCGCTCAGGTCATTGGTGAGACGTGCCATCACATCACCGGTACGCCAGCGCACGAACCAGCCGGCATCCAGCGTGGAGAGGCGGGCAAAGACATCCCGCCGCAGGTCGGTTTCGATGCGACGGCTCACCCCGTTGAGGGTGTAGCGCATGGTGAAGCGCAGGGTGCCACTCACGGCGGCCGTGATGAGCATCACCAAACCCAGCTGCAAAAGCTCGCGCGGTGTGGCGCCGCGGCCAATACTGTCGAGTCCACGCTGCAGAAAGGACGGGACGGTCGTGGTGAGTGCCGCCGATATAACTACCGATGCCAGCCCGGTCGCAACTTGTGCGCGGTACGGGTG contains the following coding sequences:
- a CDS encoding ABC transporter ATP-binding protein, yielding MGKLPVGENKQQAWKTLRLLVPYYHPYRAQVATGLASVVISAALTTTVPSFLQRGLDSIGRGATPRELLQLGLVMLITAAVSGTLRFTMRYTLNGVSRRIETDLRRDVFARLSTLDAGWFVRWRTGDVMARLTNDLSAVRMAAGPAVMYFTNTIFGGLFALIMMLRISPLLTGAALLPMVGLPFLMLRLGKLVHARFEDAQGQFSQLTTRAQENLSGVRIVRAYRQESAESARWNALGDAYLEANMGLARLNGLMSPGFALLAGLGGAVTIGVGGRLLLNGTLTVGAYVAFGIYLAMLTWPLIALGWTTNLFQRGAASMTRVLELLHAEPVSVKDSGTASLPPSTRGHTLEFQHVSFHYPVPNREATSAAPAAPRWVLRDVSFTIGAGDTLAIVGATGSGKSALMDLIPRLFDPQEGDILLDGVNIRDLPLSTLRALMGYVPQEALLFSETVGENITYGLGDRDPALRERMVAASATAQLTETIATLPDAYDTRLGERGINLSGGQKQRTALARALARTPALVLLDDALSAVDTQTEAAILHGLRDALADRTAIITSHRVSAVRDANHIIVLDAGRIVEQGSHDELLARNGRYATLLKRQQLLDAIEAA